The nucleotide window CTCCGCCGGACGTCCCACTGGGTTCACTCGGGCATAGCCCTTCATAGCACCCTCACGCTGCGCCTCGGACGGAACACCGTCTCCCATGTAATCATAACGTTTACGAGCCTCTACACGTTTCGCCCGCCACTCAGCGTTGGCCTGGTCTTGCACCGCCGAAGCTGACTCGCCGCCAACACCGATGAGGTTTTGCTCTACAACTTTTTCAGCAACATTTTGTAGGTGCTTACGGGCTTGGTTCTCAATTTGGTCTGCCTGAGACGCAACCACTCGGTCTGCACCTGACGGGTTGAGGGGCGCCATGGCCGCTCTTTTGACATGTTGCATTTTGAAAATGGTTCCCTGAGGGTTACCAGCGATCGGACTCATGTCAATTCGACTTTGTCCTGCTGTTTCATAAACCTCACCATCGGGCCCCAATTCGTATTGGTACACGGGACCGCCAAGCATGAGTGTGCCGCCAACCATTGCGTGAGCACCCTCGTGAGACACAACCTTATCGGCCTGACTCTGCATGCGTTTGAGTTCATTGGCTTGCTCAAGCGTCATTTCTCCAAGCATTGGAGAAATTGTTTCAGCCTGAACTTGCTCGTTGGCGTAAGTCACCGATGCTTTTTCAATCTCTTGGGCGTCTCTCTCAGCCACCTTCTCAGCCGCGGCCTGCTTTACTGTCTCACCTGACTGGTTCAGGTTCTGTGCCTCGCTTGAGATCGAAGAGCGATCAGATTTCTCGCCAACTCCTTTCGAAACGGTTTCCGGTGAGCGCACTTGGGGAGCACTCACTTTCTGCCCGCTTTCGACCAGCACTGACTGCTGGCCTATAGGTAGGATTTCCATGACCTGGCCTTTCTAGATCGTTTTGCCCCTCGCCGTTGGCCCCGAAGGACAAACGCTCTGAAGGTTCAAAACCGGTATTTTGCTTTACAAAGCTCATATCGCTAGGACATCGACGGCTTTGGACAAAACTTAAGGCCTATTTTAATTTTTTTACGAATTTGGAGATCAAGAGCCGATCACATCGATGACAATCGACGCAGGTGCCTCATAATCATCTGATATTACGACGTTTTCTAGGACATCGGCACGGCAGGCCGCCGCATCATCGCGGTGATGAATTCTCACCATAGGCTGATTTTTCTCGATTTTAGCCCCAGGTTTGACCAAAAGCTCCAATCCTACTGCGGGATCAACCACATCTTCGGCTTTGGCTCGCCCTGCACCGAGTTTCATCGCAGCCACACCAAGACCTAAAGCATCCATGTGTGAAACGACGCCGGAACGTGGTGCACAGACTTCTGTGGTTTGCGGAGCAGTCGGCAGTTTAGAGAGGTCATCAAGGACACTTGCGTCCCCACCTTGGGCCTCAATTACTTTACCAAATAAAGACAAACCCGCACCCGACGAAATCACCTCACTAAGTTTACCACGTGCTTCATCAATGCTTCCCGCAACTTTACCCAAAACCAGCATTTCAGCACCGAGCGCCAATGTTAGTTCCGTACTGTCTGCAGGGCCCTCGCCACGAAGAATCTCAATAGACTCCCGAATTTCGAGAGCGTTACCGATGGTCGTGCCTAAAGGATGGTCCATGTGAGTTAAATAAGCCTTCACATCAAGACCTGCCCCGGTGCCCACGCGAACCAAGCTCTCTGCCAACTTTCGTGCGGAAGGTTCATCTTTCATAAACGCCCCGCGTCCCACTTTGACATCGAGTACCAAAGCATCGATTCCTTCTGAAAGTTTCTTGGACAAGATGGAGGCTGTGATCAGGGGAATCGAGTCAACAGTCGCCGTAACATCTCGCAGTGCGTACAACTTACGATCTGCCGGCGCCACTTTAGCCGTGGCACCAATCAAACAAATATTAAGCTCTTCCACCAATTCGCAAAATCGTTCTTGAGAAAGTCCTACTTGAAATCCAGGAATAGATTCGAGCTTATCCAGAGTGCCACCGGTGTGCCCTAATCCACGCCCACTGATCATGGGGACAGGTACGCCGCACGCCGCAACCAATGGCGCCAATGGAATCGAGATTTTATCACCAACGCCGCCGGTGGAATGCTTATCAACCTTAACTTTTTGAATGTGAGAGAGGTCGATCACCTCACCAGAATCTCGCATCGCAAGGGTGGTAGCCACAGTGGCTTCATCGCTGAGACCTCGATGGTAAACCGCCATAAGGTAAGCTGTAGCTTGATAATCAGGTAATTCACCACTGGCAATTTGCCCAATAAATTCTTGAATATCCTCAGTACGAAGCGTTTCCCCGTCACGCACCGAACGAATGAATTCTACTACTTGCACGAATAACTCCCTTGGAGCGGCATGATGCAGCCGCCCGACACATAAATATTTAAAATGACTTCAGTCGTAACGAATAGCATCCACTGGATGCTTATTGGCGGCTTTAAGCGCTGGAAAGATTGTGGCCAGATGACTGATTACAAGCGATGCAAAAACAACGACAAGAACCTCTGCAGTATTTACCTGCACTCGCATCGCACCAACCATGTAGACGTCAGCAGCAATGCCGATATCAAGATTGCCGAGAACAAAACAGATCGCGAGACCCAACGCCACACCTATGGCTGTGCCTAACAACCCCACAATCCAGCCTTCCATGACGAAAATCTTCATGATGCTTGCATCGCGAAGTCCCATCGATTTAAGAACCCCAATCTCGTGTGAGCGCTCTACCACCGCCATAAAGAGTGTACTTGCGATATTGAACGCAGCCACAATGACGATGAAGGTCAGCACCAAAAACATCACGATTTTTTGAAGCTTAAGCGCTGTGAAGATGCCGGAGTTAAGCTGGCGCCAGTCGGTACTGCGGTAAGGATAATTTCCCACAGTGGCCAGGACTTGGCTCGATAGCTTTTCTACACTCGACGGATCATCTACTCGAAATTCAACACCACTTACCGCTTTGCCGTAACCCATCAGTTCTTGCCCTGACTCGAGCGCCGCAAACAAAAGACGGGAATCGAACTCATACATTCCAGACTCAAAAACGCCGCCGAGTCTAAAATGAAGACGCCTAGGCGCATTGCCTCGTGCCCCTGCAATACCCACCGGTGTTGTCACGCTGACGATTGAGCCAAGTGGCTGGCCAAGCTTACGAAAGAGCTCTAAGCCCACCACGACCTGGGCAAGGCCATCGGTCTCTGTCAAAAGCTCTACCAAAGCTCCCTCGGGAAGATTCCCCGGAGCATAACGAACACAACGGCCTTCGCCGTTTACAGACTTACAAAGGTTGTTCTCAATATCCGTAACTTTGCCTGAACGGGCTGGGTCTATGCCTTTAACCAAGATACCCAAACCTTTGGCTCCGGTGCTCACCATTGCCTCAGTAAACGTAAAAGGTGCTGCTCTATTGACGCCCTCCACAGACAGACCGCTTTCGATGATTTTTTCATACTCGGTGAAATCTATCCCGTACTTCTGGATAACCAAGTGGGCATTGGTCGATAGAATCTTGTCCTGGATATCTTGTTGATAACCACTCATGACGCTGGTGACGGCAATCAAGGCTGCAACCCCAAGCGCGATACCAGTCATGGCGACGACAGCAGTAACGGACAACATACCTTTTCGGCCAGAGAGGTGCCGACGGCTAAGCATCCACTCCACCTCAAATCGAAGGTCGAAAATATTACCGGCAGCGCCTAATAAAACCGCGAA belongs to Deltaproteobacteria bacterium and includes:
- a CDS encoding thymidine phosphorylase; translation: MQVVEFIRSVRDGETLRTEDIQEFIGQIASGELPDYQATAYLMAVYHRGLSDEATVATTLAMRDSGEVIDLSHIQKVKVDKHSTGGVGDKISIPLAPLVAACGVPVPMISGRGLGHTGGTLDKLESIPGFQVGLSQERFCELVEELNICLIGATAKVAPADRKLYALRDVTATVDSIPLITASILSKKLSEGIDALVLDVKVGRGAFMKDEPSARKLAESLVRVGTGAGLDVKAYLTHMDHPLGTTIGNALEIRESIEILRGEGPADSTELTLALGAEMLVLGKVAGSIDEARGKLSEVISSGAGLSLFGKVIEAQGGDASVLDDLSKLPTAPQTTEVCAPRSGVVSHMDALGLGVAAMKLGAGRAKAEDVVDPAVGLELLVKPGAKIEKNQPMVRIHHRDDAAACRADVLENVVISDDYEAPASIVIDVIGS
- a CDS encoding ABC transporter permease, coding for MFEWALAQMVRALGVLFYALGFGLLISIFRKQFHYKSLLVCVVVYLAGLWAVTELFIDTRGMASHVNALGLWSGTLVVAALGGFLAGRVGSRVAVWETYVGIIFVTALVWIELSIGVSGFLGLSERSDVEFGMFGTLTPGIRLLGSMWDRLVLMDAIGAWIASIFGGSFAVLLGAAGNIFDLRFEVEWMLSRRHLSGRKGMLSVTAVVAMTGIALGVAALIAVTSVMSGYQQDIQDKILSTNAHLVIQKYGIDFTEYEKIIESGLSVEGVNRAAPFTFTEAMVSTGAKGLGILVKGIDPARSGKVTDIENNLCKSVNGEGRCVRYAPGNLPEGALVELLTETDGLAQVVVGLELFRKLGQPLGSIVSVTTPVGIAGARGNAPRRLHFRLGGVFESGMYEFDSRLLFAALESGQELMGYGKAVSGVEFRVDDPSSVEKLSSQVLATVGNYPYRSTDWRQLNSGIFTALKLQKIVMFLVLTFIVIVAAFNIASTLFMAVVERSHEIGVLKSMGLRDASIMKIFVMEGWIVGLLGTAIGVALGLAICFVLGNLDIGIAADVYMVGAMRVQVNTAEVLVVVFASLVISHLATIFPALKAANKHPVDAIRYD